In the genome of Deltaproteobacteria bacterium PRO3, the window CACCAGCAGGCCCGAGAGCCCGACGATGTCGGGCTTGTGCTCGTGGATCGCCGCGATCAGCTGCTCGGGCGGGATCTTGATGCCCAGGTTGACGACGTGGAAGCCGTTGTTGCTGAGGATGATGTCGACCAGGTTCTTCCCGATGTCGTGGACGTCGCCCTTCACCGTCGCCAGGATGACCTTGCCGCGACCGCCGCTGTCGGCCTTTTCCATGAAAGGCTCGAGGTGGCTGACCGCCGCCTTCATCGCCTCGGCGCTTTGCAGGACCTCGGCCACGATCAGCTCGTTGTTGTTGAAGAGGCGTCCGACCTCGTCCATCCCGCGCATCAGCGGGCCGTTGATGATCTCAAGCGGTTTGTATTTCTTGAGCGCCTCGTCCAAGTCCTCGCGCAGGCCTTCCTTGCTGCCCTCGAGGATGTAGCGCGGCAGGCGCTCTTCCAGCGGCAGCTCCTCCTTCGGTTTCACCAGGCGGGAGGAGGCCTCGCGGAAGTGCGCGGCGAAAGCGGCGATGGGATCGGCGCCGCGGTTCCACAGCAGGTCTTCGGCCAGCTTTTTTTCTTCCTCGGGGATCGAGGCGTAACGCTCCAGCTTCTCGGAGTTGACGATGGCCAAGTCGAGGCCCGACTTGACGCAGTGGTAGAGGTAGACCGAGTTCAAGACCTCGCGGCCCGCGGGCGGGAGGCCGAAGGAGACGTTGCTGACGCCCAGGACGGTCTTGACCCGCGGAAAGGCCTCCTTCACCAGGCGGATGCCCTCGATGGTCTCGACCGCCGAGCCCTTGTACTGCGCGTCGCCGGTGCCTACCGGGAAGACCAGGAGATCGAAATAGATGTCCTCGGGCTTGACGCCGTACTTGCCCACCAGCAGGTCGTAGGAGCGGCGCGCGATCTCGAGCTTGCGCGCGCGGCTCACCCCCATGCCCTGCACCTTGTCCTCGTCGATGGTTCCGACGACCAGGGCGGCGCCGAATTTCTTGGCGAGCGGAACCACCGACTCGAAGCGCTCCTCGCCGTCCTCGAGGTTGATCGAATTGATGATCGCCTTGCCCTGGCTGTAGGTCAGCGCCATCTCGATGACGCGCGCGTCGGTCGAATCGATCATCAGGGGCACGCGAACCTTCTTGATCAGCTCCTCCAAAAAGCGCCGCATGTCCTCGAATTCGTCGCGATCGGGGTTGGCCAAGCAGACGTCGACGATCTGCGCCAGCTGCTTAACCTGGGCCCGGCCGATCTCGGCGGCCTCCTCGAACTTCTCCTCGATGATGAGGTTCTTGAACTTGCGGGAGCCGATGACGTTGGTCCGCTCGCCGACCAGGACGGGCCGTTTGTCGTCGGTGATCTCGAGGTAGTCGATGCCGCTCAAGGTCGAGACATGGCGTTCGGGAACGGCGCGCGGCTTGAGCTCGCGGGCCAGGCGGCTCAAGGCCTCGATGTGCCCCGCGTGGGTCCCGCAGCAGCCGCCCAAAAGGTTCACCCAGCCCGCCTCGCCGAAGCGCCTTAAAACCGCCGCGATCATCTCGGGGGTCTCGAGGTAGCGCCCCTCCTCGTCGGGCAGGCCCGCGTTGGGCACGCAGGCGACGCGGGTCCCGGCCATGCCGGCGAGGGTGCGGATGTGGTCGGTCATGAACTCCGGCCCGGTGGCGCAGTTGAGGCCTATGTAGAGGAGGTCGACGTGCTCGAGCGAGGCGGCCAGGGCCTCGACTCCTTGCCCGGCCAGCATCGTGCCCATCGGCTCGATGGTGATCGAGACGGCGATGGGGATCTGTTCCTTTTCATTTTCCAACACGCGCTGGATCCCCAAAATGCCCGCCTTGACGTTGCGCGTGTCCTGGCAGGTCTCGAGGAGG includes:
- the metH gene encoding methionine synthase, whose translation is IETDTFGGTPLVLAEYGLQDRAYEINLKAARLAREAADKFSTPDKPRFVAGSMGPTTKAISVTGGVTFEELIEHFAAQAKALYDGGVDYFLLETCQDTRNVKAGILGIQRVLENEKEQIPIAVSITIEPMGTMLAGQGVEALAASLEHVDLLYIGLNCATGPEFMTDHIRTLAGMAGTRVACVPNAGLPDEEGRYLETPEMIAAVLRRFGEAGWVNLLGGCCGTHAGHIEALSRLARELKPRAVPERHVSTLSGIDYLEITDDKRPVLVGERTNVIGSRKFKNLIIEEKFEEAAEIGRAQVKQLAQIVDVCLANPDRDEFEDMRRFLEELIKKVRVPLMIDSTDARVIEMALTYSQGKAIINSINLEDGEERFESVVPLAKKFGAALVVGTIDEDKVQGMGVSRARKLEIARRSYDLLVGKYGVKPEDIYFDLLVFPVGTGDAQYKGSAVETIEGIRLVKEAFPRVKTVLGVSNVSFGLPPAGREVLNSVYLYHCVKSGLDLAIVNSEKLERYASIPEEEKKLAEDLLWNRGADPIAAFAAHFREASSRLVKPKEELPLEERLPRYILEGSKEGLREDLDEALKKYKPLEIINGPLMRGMDEVGRLFNNNELIVAEVLQSAEAMKAAVSHLEPFMEKADSGGRGKVILATVKGDVHDIGKNLVDIILSNNGFHVVNLGIKIPPEQLIAAIHEHKPDIVGLSGLLVKSAEQMVITAEDLSKAGIQTPVLVGGAALSEKFTDNKIARAYEGFVAYANDAMNGLELAKRIRDPHGFSELKRQLEERRKSAKQETYVKVSVAPAGETRSAAVEALQDFPPPADLERHVLKNTPVDQLWDYVNPLMLYGRHLGLKGGLVKLLEAGDLKALRAAEGGEKALEVYETVEALKAECRSLLKPKAVFQFFRAASRGNRVFLYDAAGKELASIAFPRQAKPEGLCLADYVAPRAPGQAALDHLAMFVVGVGEGVRELGERWKAEGKYLKSHAFQALALETAEGFAEFLHARLRAMWGFPDPLDMTMMQRFQAKYRGKRYSFGYPACPNLEDQKILFELLKPEEIGVQLTEGFMMEPEASVSALVFHHPQAVYFGVGDSV